A window of uncultured Litoreibacter sp. contains these coding sequences:
- the era gene encoding GTPase Era — translation MTEAPTRAGFVALIGEPNAGKSTLLNRMVGAKVSIVTHKVQTTRARIRGVAMEGQSQLVFIDTPGLFKPRRRLDRAMVAAAWTGASDADVVVMMVEAHRGITEGVTAILEGLPERVGKAKVALALNKIDRVKPDVLLGLTQQLNEAYPFAETFMISAEKGHGVETLRHWLAAEMPESPWLYPEDQIADLPMRMIAAEITREKLTLRLHQELPYQMTVETENWEERKDGSAKIDQVVYVVRDGHKGIVLGNKGETIKAVGKAAREELVEFLGRKIHLFLQVKVRPNWLEEKERYSEMGLDFKDGNV, via the coding sequence ATGACTGAAGCCCCGACCCGCGCCGGATTTGTTGCCCTCATTGGCGAGCCGAATGCCGGGAAATCAACGTTGCTGAACCGCATGGTTGGCGCAAAAGTGTCCATCGTGACCCACAAGGTGCAGACCACCCGCGCGCGTATTCGTGGCGTCGCGATGGAAGGGCAATCGCAGCTGGTTTTCATCGACACCCCCGGCCTGTTCAAACCACGCCGCCGGCTGGATCGCGCCATGGTCGCGGCCGCATGGACCGGGGCGTCTGACGCCGACGTCGTCGTGATGATGGTGGAGGCGCATCGCGGCATCACCGAAGGCGTCACGGCCATTTTGGAAGGGCTGCCGGAACGGGTTGGCAAAGCCAAGGTGGCCCTTGCCCTGAACAAGATTGACCGCGTCAAGCCAGACGTTCTGCTGGGCCTGACGCAACAGTTGAACGAGGCCTACCCATTTGCGGAGACCTTCATGATCTCCGCTGAGAAGGGGCACGGCGTCGAGACATTGCGCCATTGGCTGGCCGCTGAGATGCCGGAAAGCCCGTGGCTATACCCGGAGGACCAGATTGCCGACCTGCCGATGCGCATGATCGCAGCTGAGATCACCCGCGAAAAGCTGACCCTGCGCCTGCATCAGGAACTGCCCTACCAGATGACCGTAGAGACCGAGAATTGGGAGGAACGCAAAGACGGCTCTGCCAAGATCGATCAAGTCGTCTACGTCGTGCGAGACGGGCATAAGGGCATCGTACTGGGCAACAAAGGTGAGACGATCAAGGCGGTCGGCAAGGCCGCCCGCGAGGAACTGGTCGAATTCCTGGGCCGCAAGATACACCTGTTTTTGCAAGTCAAAGTGCGCCCGAACTGGCTGGAAGAGAAAGAGCGTTACTCGGAGATGGGGCTCGATTTCAAAGACGGGAACGTATGA
- a CDS encoding DUF1491 family protein, which produces MTRLTAEFWVSAYLRRLQLSDIPAFVTSKGDATAGAVLVKLNSLDGQACCYQRSFDLMSGERAWVVLAQGVEADVDAALAKQRSFDPDLWVIEVEDREGRHLLDEPGLAG; this is translated from the coding sequence ATGACCCGGCTCACGGCTGAATTCTGGGTAAGTGCCTATCTGCGGCGGCTGCAACTGTCTGATATTCCTGCTTTTGTGACGTCCAAAGGGGACGCGACCGCAGGCGCTGTTCTGGTGAAGTTGAATTCGCTGGATGGGCAAGCTTGCTGCTACCAACGGTCCTTTGATTTGATGAGCGGCGAACGCGCCTGGGTGGTGTTGGCGCAGGGCGTTGAAGCCGATGTGGACGCCGCCCTGGCCAAGCAGCGCAGCTTTGACCCGGACCTTTGGGTGATTGAGGTGGAAGACCGAGAAGGGCGGCATCTTCTGGATGAACCGGGGTTGGCAGGATGA
- the recO gene encoding DNA repair protein RecO → MEWRGQGILLSVRRHGEHAAIVEVFTRDHGVHAGVVRGGTSRKLAPVLQPGAQLDVSWRARLQDHLGAFTVEPVKSRAAQVMGDRQALAGLNAVCGLLCFALGERDPHPELYDQSLDLFDRLGSDPAWPLAYMFWELALLEELGFGLDLESCAVTGETQELTFVSPKSGRAVSAKGAGAWADRLLPLPPALRGLFGQNAMDEVPAGMRVTGHFLEAWMAPSLGNKPVPAARQRLVDVLTSG, encoded by the coding sequence ATGGAGTGGCGGGGGCAAGGGATATTGCTCTCGGTGCGGCGGCACGGTGAACATGCGGCCATTGTTGAGGTGTTTACCCGAGATCATGGGGTGCATGCCGGCGTGGTGCGGGGCGGGACGTCTCGCAAGCTGGCCCCTGTCTTGCAGCCCGGCGCGCAGCTGGATGTCAGTTGGCGGGCGCGGCTACAAGACCATTTGGGGGCATTTACCGTTGAGCCGGTCAAGTCCCGGGCGGCGCAGGTGATGGGGGACAGGCAGGCCTTGGCGGGGCTGAATGCCGTCTGCGGCCTTCTGTGTTTTGCCTTGGGCGAACGCGACCCGCATCCGGAGCTGTACGACCAGAGTTTGGACCTGTTTGATCGGCTCGGCAGCGATCCCGCCTGGCCACTGGCCTACATGTTTTGGGAATTGGCGCTGCTGGAAGAGCTGGGCTTCGGGCTGGACCTGGAGAGCTGCGCGGTCACCGGGGAAACCCAGGAGCTAACATTTGTCTCGCCCAAATCGGGGCGGGCGGTGTCGGCAAAGGGGGCTGGCGCATGGGCCGATAGATTGTTGCCATTGCCGCCGGCATTGCGGGGGCTTTTTGGTCAGAACGCCATGGATGAGGTGCCGGCAGGGATGCGCGTGACGGGCCACTTTCTGGAGGCGTGGATGGCTCCGTCCCTCGGCAACAAGCCCGTGCCTGCGGCGCGGCAGAGGTTGGTAGATGTGCTGACCTCCGGCTAG
- a CDS encoding META domain-containing protein, with protein MIRAALLLPLFLGFCQGDETLTGHGAAEKVFTLRSINGEPFPARATITFPEEGKIAGQGPCNSYSAIQEVPYPWFKAGPILSTKRACPDLDAESLYFKTLSDMTLSEVSGIHLILSTAEGEKMEFEVE; from the coding sequence ATGATACGTGCGGCCCTGCTCCTTCCCCTCTTTCTTGGCTTTTGCCAGGGCGATGAAACGCTGACCGGCCACGGGGCAGCCGAAAAGGTATTTACGCTGAGGTCGATCAATGGCGAGCCCTTCCCCGCCCGTGCGACGATCACCTTCCCCGAGGAAGGGAAGATTGCGGGCCAAGGCCCCTGCAACAGCTATTCCGCCATCCAGGAAGTCCCTTACCCATGGTTCAAAGCTGGGCCAATCCTATCCACGAAAAGGGCCTGCCCCGATCTGGACGCCGAAAGCCTCTATTTCAAAACCTTGTCAGACATGACCCTGTCCGAGGTCTCCGGCATACACCTGATCCTCAGCACCGCCGAGGGCGAAAAAATGGAATTCGAGGTCGAATAG
- a CDS encoding acyl-CoA dehydrogenase family protein, translated as MAHDGQDITMTGVQPLVISDLLTHTSAAVPAVNELLATAKAKVAALLTKDGRVSAALLEENQTAAHGLAWLATYAQALQQMQNWAEKLQADGKFGEAEQLIHQIAFGEYLWQIYGGIPMSQGEMLRPQDMGLTQDDQRAMMNPSVMALTQSGNTQAARTRLVELMQEQAANATVGNTGLDDEMEMIREQFRRFSLDKVEPHAHDWHLKDELIPMEIIEEMAELGVFGLTIPEEYGGFGMSKTAMCVVSEELSRGYIGVGSLGTRSEIAAELILCGGTEEQKQKWLPQLASAETLPTAVFTEPNTGSDLGSLRTRAVKSNEDYTITGNKTWITHAARTQVMTLLARTDPDTSDYKGLSMFLAEKTPGTDEAPFPTDGMSGGEIEVLGYRGMKEYELAFDNFKVKGENLLGGVEGQGFKQLMQTFESARIQTAARALGVAASALDVSMQYAQDRKQFGKSLINFPRVSGKLAMMAVETMVARQLTYFSAFEKDNDRRCDLEAGMAKLLGARVAWSCADNGLQIHGGNGFALEYKISRILCDARILNIFEGAAEIQAQVIARRLLG; from the coding sequence ATGGCACATGACGGGCAGGATATCACAATGACGGGCGTACAACCTTTGGTCATCTCGGACCTGCTGACGCACACCTCGGCCGCCGTTCCGGCCGTGAATGAATTGCTGGCGACCGCGAAAGCCAAAGTGGCGGCGCTTCTGACAAAGGACGGACGCGTTTCCGCTGCTTTGCTTGAGGAAAACCAGACTGCCGCCCATGGCTTGGCTTGGCTCGCCACATACGCGCAAGCCCTACAACAAATGCAAAACTGGGCCGAAAAACTGCAGGCTGACGGCAAGTTTGGCGAGGCCGAGCAGCTGATCCACCAGATCGCGTTTGGCGAATACCTCTGGCAGATCTACGGCGGCATCCCGATGTCTCAAGGCGAAATGCTGCGCCCGCAAGATATGGGACTGACCCAGGACGACCAACGCGCGATGATGAACCCATCCGTTATGGCTCTGACCCAGTCCGGCAACACCCAAGCCGCCCGCACGCGGCTGGTCGAATTGATGCAGGAACAAGCTGCCAATGCCACGGTCGGCAATACCGGCTTGGATGACGAGATGGAGATGATCCGCGAGCAATTCCGCCGCTTCTCCCTCGACAAGGTCGAGCCTCACGCCCATGACTGGCATCTCAAAGATGAACTCATCCCGATGGAGATCATCGAGGAAATGGCTGAGCTCGGCGTCTTTGGCCTCACCATCCCGGAAGAATATGGCGGCTTCGGCATGTCCAAGACGGCCATGTGCGTCGTCTCGGAAGAGCTGTCGCGCGGCTATATCGGCGTAGGCTCGCTGGGCACCCGGTCAGAGATCGCTGCCGAATTGATCCTGTGCGGCGGCACCGAGGAACAAAAGCAAAAGTGGCTGCCGCAGCTGGCCTCCGCCGAAACGCTGCCAACAGCCGTGTTCACCGAGCCAAACACCGGCTCCGACCTCGGTTCCCTGAGAACCCGCGCCGTCAAATCCAACGAAGACTACACCATCACCGGCAACAAAACGTGGATCACCCACGCAGCCCGAACGCAGGTCATGACCCTGCTCGCCCGCACCGATCCCGACACCTCTGACTACAAAGGGCTGTCGATGTTTCTGGCCGAAAAGACCCCCGGTACGGACGAGGCCCCCTTCCCGACCGACGGCATGTCCGGCGGCGAGATCGAGGTCTTGGGCTATCGCGGCATGAAGGAGTACGAGCTGGCCTTCGACAATTTCAAAGTCAAAGGCGAGAACCTTTTGGGCGGCGTAGAAGGCCAGGGCTTCAAACAACTGATGCAAACCTTTGAATCCGCGCGCATCCAGACCGCCGCCCGTGCGCTGGGCGTCGCAGCCTCCGCCCTGGACGTGTCGATGCAATACGCCCAGGACCGCAAGCAATTCGGCAAGAGCCTGATCAATTTCCCCCGTGTTTCCGGCAAGCTGGCCATGATGGCCGTGGAAACCATGGTGGCCCGTCAGTTGACCTACTTCTCCGCCTTCGAGAAGGACAATGACCGCCGCTGCGACCTTGAGGCCGGCATGGCCAAGCTGCTCGGCGCACGTGTCGCATGGTCTTGCGCCGATAACGGGTTGCAAATCCACGGGGGCAACGGCTTCGCGCTGGAATACAAGATCAGCCGCATCCTGTGCGACGCACGTATCCTCAACATCTTCGAGGGCGCCGCCGAAATTCAGGCACAAGTGATCGCCCGCCGCCTTTTGGGCTGA
- a CDS encoding sulfite exporter TauE/SafE family protein yields MELLLSSYGASTILAAVSIAFVAGAIKGVVGFAMPTIMISGLASFMSPELALAGLILPTLVTNGMQALRQGIAAAWGSIKKFRVFLSVGLVMLLLSAQLVRILPTHWLFLGIGLPITVFTASQLFGWRPASIIRNVRAEAAVGALAGFVGGMSGVWGPPTVAYLTAIETPKKEHLRIQGAIYGLGATALFLAHLQSGVIRAETLPLSVGLVVPAVLGIWVGFQVQDRINQELFRKVTLWVLLLAGLNLLRRGLAG; encoded by the coding sequence ATGGAGCTTTTGCTGAGCAGCTACGGGGCAAGCACAATACTGGCCGCAGTGTCCATTGCCTTCGTCGCGGGCGCAATCAAAGGGGTTGTCGGGTTTGCAATGCCGACGATCATGATCTCGGGGCTGGCGTCGTTCATGTCGCCGGAACTGGCTTTGGCGGGTCTAATCTTGCCCACGCTTGTCACCAACGGGATGCAGGCTTTGCGACAGGGCATCGCCGCCGCTTGGGGGTCGATAAAGAAATTCCGGGTGTTCCTGAGCGTCGGACTGGTGATGCTGCTGCTCAGCGCGCAATTGGTCCGCATCCTACCTACGCATTGGCTGTTTCTTGGGATCGGGCTTCCGATCACCGTTTTCACTGCGAGCCAGTTGTTTGGCTGGAGGCCTGCCTCAATCATCCGCAACGTCCGGGCCGAGGCGGCGGTTGGCGCTTTGGCGGGTTTTGTCGGCGGAATGTCAGGAGTTTGGGGACCCCCAACCGTGGCCTACCTGACGGCGATCGAGACCCCAAAGAAGGAACATCTGCGCATTCAGGGCGCGATTTACGGACTTGGAGCGACGGCTCTATTCCTAGCACATCTGCAATCCGGGGTGATCCGTGCGGAGACGTTGCCGCTATCCGTGGGGTTGGTTGTTCCAGCCGTCCTGGGAATCTGGGTGGGTTTTCAAGTTCAAGACCGCATCAATCAGGAGCTTTTTCGCAAAGTCACGCTTTGGGTGCTGCTCCTGGCGGGATTGAACCTTCTGCGACGCGGTTTGGCGGGCTAG
- a CDS encoding DUF3859 domain-containing protein has translation MIFVPLPVMAAGVSFDQTRVQDLKFGLVCGSDTDETIAAPDTATGTVQVRQDWQKIVAETQTIPLVKGLALGVDMRPVAPRVLNNVRITVTHPPFIGSELTQDSWTANMTPKGSNLNFFEFEHPYEFVEGTWTFEARKGFRTLYSVTFQVVDPALLPQLAGVCDGVSLTS, from the coding sequence ATGATTTTTGTCCCGCTGCCAGTCATGGCGGCGGGCGTTTCGTTTGACCAAACCCGCGTTCAGGACCTGAAGTTCGGACTTGTCTGCGGTTCGGATACGGACGAGACGATTGCGGCGCCAGATACCGCAACCGGCACGGTGCAGGTCCGGCAGGACTGGCAAAAGATCGTTGCGGAAACCCAAACCATCCCGCTGGTCAAAGGCCTGGCTCTGGGGGTGGACATGCGACCGGTTGCGCCGAGGGTGTTGAACAATGTCCGCATCACCGTCACGCATCCGCCCTTCATTGGGTCTGAGCTGACCCAAGACAGCTGGACGGCCAACATGACGCCCAAGGGCTCAAATCTCAATTTCTTTGAGTTCGAGCACCCTTACGAGTTCGTGGAAGGCACGTGGACCTTTGAGGCGAGAAAAGGGTTCAGGACGCTTTACAGCGTGACCTTCCAGGTGGTTGACCCCGCGCTGCTACCGCAGCTTGCAGGAGTTTGCGACGGGGTGTCCCTGACAAGCTAG